In Maridesulfovibrio frigidus DSM 17176, a genomic segment contains:
- the thiE gene encoding thiamine phosphate synthase — protein sequence MSVKKITRQNILDTDIYCLTAEKFSQGRSNLEVVKAMLDNGIKLIQYREKEKKMGLKYEECLEIRKMTRDAGAAFIINDDIDLAILVEADGVHVGQKDFPIEAVRKLVGENMAIGLSTHSPEQARDAQKRGADYIGVGPVFRTFTKDDVCDPVGFEYLDYVVKNIEIPFVAIGGIKENNVAEVAKHGASCVALVTEIVEADNIGDKIKALRNAMQSANDI from the coding sequence GTGAGCGTAAAAAAAATTACCAGACAAAACATTCTGGACACGGACATTTACTGTCTGACCGCAGAAAAATTTTCGCAAGGGAGGTCCAACCTTGAGGTGGTCAAAGCCATGCTGGATAATGGAATCAAACTTATTCAGTACCGCGAAAAAGAAAAGAAAATGGGACTCAAATACGAAGAGTGTTTAGAGATTCGTAAAATGACACGCGATGCCGGAGCCGCTTTCATCATTAATGATGATATCGATCTTGCAATTCTTGTTGAAGCTGACGGTGTTCATGTCGGTCAAAAGGATTTCCCAATTGAAGCTGTTCGTAAACTGGTGGGTGAAAATATGGCAATAGGCCTATCCACTCACAGCCCGGAGCAAGCAAGAGACGCGCAAAAACGCGGAGCAGATTACATTGGCGTAGGGCCGGTTTTCCGTACCTTTACCAAGGACGATGTCTGCGATCCCGTTGGATTTGAATATTTGGATTATGTGGTAAAGAACATAGAAATTCCCTTTGTCGCCATCGGTGGTATCAAAGAAAACAATGTGGCGGAAGTGGCAAAACACGGCGCAAGCTGTGTGGCACTAGTCACTGAAATAGTCGAAGCTGATAATATCGGCGACAAAATCAAAGCGCTGCGTAATGCTATGCAGTCCGCTAATGACATTTAA
- the thiC gene encoding phosphomethylpyrimidine synthase ThiC, whose product MKYTTQMDAARKGIVTPQMEIVARKENIRIEDLMARMAKGTVIIPCNKKHTNIDPEGVGEGMSTKINVNLGISKDCSDIEPELVKVQMALDMKAEAIMDLSCYGKTQEFRKRLIVISPAMIGTVPMYDAVGFYDKNLQDITVDEFFDVVQKHVDDGVDFLTIHCGLNQHTAEKVKAGGRLTNIVSRGGSLLFTWMELNKAENPFYEHYDRLLDICEEHDVTLSLGDGCRPGCLHDATDACQVEELIVLGELTLRAWERNVQVMIEGPGHMAMNEIAGNMMMEKRLCHGAPFYVLGPLVTDVAPGYDHITAAIGGAIAAMNGADFLCYVTPAEHLRLPTLDDMKEGIIATRIAAHAADVAKGHPGARDWDDKMSKARAALDWNGMFDLAMDPVKPREYRESSKPEHEDSCTMCGKMCAVRNMNRVLAGKDIQLDD is encoded by the coding sequence ATGAAATACACTACTCAAATGGACGCAGCCCGCAAAGGCATCGTCACACCACAGATGGAAATCGTTGCTCGCAAAGAAAATATTCGCATCGAAGATCTCATGGCGCGCATGGCGAAGGGAACAGTTATTATCCCTTGCAACAAAAAGCACACCAACATCGACCCTGAAGGTGTAGGTGAAGGCATGAGCACCAAGATCAATGTAAACCTTGGTATCTCTAAAGATTGCAGCGATATCGAGCCTGAACTAGTCAAAGTACAGATGGCTTTGGATATGAAAGCGGAAGCGATCATGGACCTCAGCTGTTATGGTAAAACACAGGAATTCCGCAAACGCTTGATTGTAATATCACCAGCTATGATCGGAACTGTTCCTATGTATGATGCGGTTGGTTTCTACGATAAAAACCTACAGGATATCACCGTAGACGAATTTTTTGATGTTGTTCAGAAACACGTGGATGACGGAGTAGATTTCCTGACCATCCATTGCGGACTAAACCAGCACACCGCTGAAAAAGTTAAAGCCGGCGGCAGACTCACCAACATCGTATCCCGAGGCGGATCACTGCTTTTCACATGGATGGAGCTCAACAAAGCTGAGAACCCATTCTACGAACATTACGATCGTTTGCTTGATATCTGTGAAGAGCATGACGTAACATTAAGCCTTGGTGACGGTTGCCGTCCCGGTTGTTTGCATGACGCAACTGACGCTTGTCAGGTTGAAGAACTCATCGTACTTGGCGAACTTACCCTGCGCGCATGGGAACGCAACGTACAGGTTATGATCGAAGGCCCGGGCCATATGGCGATGAACGAAATCGCTGGCAACATGATGATGGAAAAACGTCTCTGCCACGGCGCACCATTCTACGTGCTTGGACCGCTGGTAACAGACGTTGCCCCTGGATATGACCACATCACAGCCGCTATCGGGGGTGCTATTGCAGCAATGAATGGAGCTGATTTCCTCTGCTACGTAACACCTGCTGAGCATCTTCGTTTGCCGACTCTTGATGATATGAAAGAAGGCATCATCGCAACACGCATCGCGGCTCACGCGGCTGACGTTGCAAAGGGACACCCCGGCGCAAGAGATTGGGATGATAAAATGAGTAAAGCACGCGCGGCCCTAGACTGGAACGGCATGTTTGACCTTGCTATGGACCCAGTTAAGCCACGCGAATACCGCGAATCCTCCAAGCCTGAGCACGAAGATTCCTGCACCATGTGTGGTAAGATGTGTGCGGTTAGAAATATGAATCGCGTTCTTGCCGGCAAAGACATTCAGCTGGATGATTAG